The sequence GTCCAAACAAAACTTAGAGCAGGATTATATTGATGTACCCTATCATCGGATGAAAGTGAACTCATAGGTTAGGATATTTGTCGTATGTGTTTTCGGTTGAGGAGTAACGCTAAAAGTAGGAATAATGTCGCTACTCGACCCAAACAAAAAAGTTATTATGGGTATGCGCCTAATTTAATTAAGTGTCGTCTAGACATTTGGACTTTTGAAGATAAGAAGAGTCGCTCCGCAATTTAATTAAGAGATGTTTGGAGAGTTGAACTCTCGTGGATAACGGATCACTCTATAGAGTGCTACATGACTCAAATCTATGCACATGGGATTCGAACTGTGGTTGCCACCTTCACTTTACAATGCGCTAGTCAACCAAGCCAAAGTCCGCTTGCAACATATAAGTAGCTTGTATTGTAACATGATATTTTCGGGGATGAATTTATTTCCCAACTTTGCCATTGCAGAGGTCACGAAAGAAAATAAGAAAAGGTTTCCGAGCTCTCGAGGAAGAGGAATTTGTATGTGTGTCCGTGACCGTTCTAAAAGCCATCCGCATGCGGCAACCTGCCGGTTCCGCTCGCTCGGTCGTTCTTGCGCTCGACCGCGGGCCGGTGGCTGGACCGGAGGGTTTGACTTATGAATCTGTGACTCGTCGTAGTAGTAGACTAGACTTGTGCAGTTGCGAAGGAAACCGGGAGAGGAGCCCCTTGCGCGGTTTTGCTCGACGCCACCGGCCGCCAATGGTTCGGACGGTTTTGCCCCGGCGGGCAAGGGGCAACGGCAGTAGGAAAAGGATAAGAGGCGATCTGCGATTTGAGTATTGGCCAAATTTCACGAGTTAACCACGTCAAATTTTCGATTTTGCTTATTGACCGTAGAGAGATTTCTCACGCACGGGCCGAGGCGGCCTTGCACGCTCACGGTGTGTGCAGTGCCAGCCAGCAGCCACAACACGGCGATCACCGTACGTGCGTCCCAGTGGTGGTTTGCTGGGACTCACAGCGTGTCAAATCAGGAGAAATTTGGGATCCCAAATTACTGATTTTAGGAGACGTGTCATCAAAGTGAGGGAGGAAAAAGGACCTGTAGAGCCTTATTAGCGCTTCATATTGTGGGTTCGATTCCTCGTGAGTGCAAATTTCTTGGGATTAAATAACATTGTGCTTTCAGTAGTAGGAGACGTATCAGTCAACAACGAGCCGTTTGTGACGATTCTATTAATTTTGAGGATTTGCCAACTCTGCCTTCGAAAATGATCATAGACGTAAGTTTTGCGTTTATAAAGATGAGTGTGCATGTGTATTTGAGTTTtactgtgtaatttttttttaaaaaaattgtgtgTGGGAGGTGAACCCGTGCATCCCATTCTCACCGGATGGTGTAGACTCGCTCGCAGAGTCCACGCCCGCGGCGTCGTCTAGAACTAAATCGCCTCCGTTCTTGCTAGGAATTTGGATTGTGATGGTCTTACGGCTTCGTCCAGCACTCCAGTCTCCACTCGTACAAAACTACAAAAAGCCGCATGGAGCCAGAGCAGAGGACTCAAGCCGAGCGCGTCTAGCCGTCCCCCAGTCAATGGCGCTGCTTGGCGCGGCCACGCTCCCGAAAGAAGCTGCAGAAGGTGACGCGACGGCGACAGACGGCGCCACCATTGGTCCGCCGTTTCTCAATCTCTTCTTCCGCTCCGCCGGCTCGCCTAATCCTACATTCCTACCCCGTTTGCCGCGGCCTGCATGCCAGCGCGTCGCCGGGAGGGAAGCTAACCTCACCATTCTTCCAGCcgggcggcgagcgccgccgccgccatgtacCCGTGCCTCAGCATCGAGGGCTACGACGACAGCAGCAGCGGTGGCAGCAGCCCGGTCTCCTACCGCTCCGGCCCCTCGGAGAGCGACggctccagcagcagcaacgcCGACGAGTTCTGCCCCGACCCGTACCCGAGCGGGTCCGAttcgccttcctcctcctccttcgtcCGCGACGGGGTGGACCGCACAAGCTTCCTTACGGCGGCGTCCGCCTGCGTGCTCGACGACATCGACAGTCACCGGCAGCGCATGCTCGCCCTCCTCCCGGCCTTCTCCTCTCCAGCCGGGGCCGGCGCACGCGCTCAACCCTTGTCTCGCTGGCTCTCCGGGTTCGGCGTCGGCTGGGTTCTGGACATGGACGCGTCCGGCTtaaccggcgccgccgccgagagaCTCCCGCGCCGGGAAGTCGGGAGAAGGGTCAGGGCGTGGGCGCAGGCGCTGGGCACCATGGAGCGCGTCTTCCGCCTCCGGCACCGGGAGCTCACGgtcaagcaggtggaggctctgggggagctcgcggcggcgagcCCCGGCGCGATGCTCAGGCTGGCCCGGGCCGTCGCCGCGCTCGAGAGCTCCCCGTCGAAGCTGCTCGCGGCGCTCGACGTGTACGCCCCGGTCTCGGAGGCGTTCCCCGTCCTTGGGAGGATGTTCTCCTGGGGCCCCTCCCACCCCGTCTCGGCTGCCGCCGGGGGCACCCTCGCCGCGCTGGTGGACGCGACGCGGAGCTGCGGCCGCGACCTCAGGGCGTTCGTTCGCTCGCACTACCCGTGGCGGATGCCGCAGGGCGGCGAGGTGCACCCGTGCGTGGGGTTCTGGATGGGCTACTTCCGCTGCCTGCTGCGCAACCGCATCTCGCTCTGCTTCGttctcggcggcagcggcgacggcgatggcgaagatgcgccgccgggcgccgagGGCGGCTTCGGCCTGGTGACGGAGCTGATCTCGTGCCTGGAGGCCGTGCTCGAGGAGAAGTCGGCGGCGCTCGCGTTCCCGGGTCTGCGGCAGGTGTTCATGCTCAACAACACGTTCGCCATCGTGCGCCGCGCCGTGCGCTCCGACCTCAAGCTGTTCCTGCCGCCGGGATGGGTCCGCGCCCGCGACGAGCGCATGGAAGGGTTCATCAAGGGCTACATGGACGTATCATGGGCGCCCGTCGTGGCGCGCTTGGACGACGCAGGCGGCACGAAGGCGtccgccgtcctccgccgccggacgGCCAACCGGCTGAGCGTGTTCTACTCGGCGCTGGAGAACGCCTACAGCGCTCAGAGGTGCTGGAAGGTGCCCAACCCCGTGCTCCGAGGTGTACTCCGGAAAACCGTCTCGGGGAACGTCGTGCCGGCGTATCGCCGGTACCTGGAGGACCACCCGGAGGTTGACGTTGCTGTCGGGCGCTCCGCGGAGGAGCTGGAGCAGCAGCTGTCGGACTTGTTTGAAGGCTAGAAGACGGCGTTGAGTAGAAGTACAGGATCAGCAGAAAGTTCATACATTTACAAGGAAACAGAGTTACAGAACTTAGTTCGGTAGCTTTGCTgtatcagaaattcagaattcACAACACAGAGATCAAAGACCGGATTGCGCAGGATTGCCTGAGTTGAATTCTGAAACTTTCAGTTCCAACTTTCATATGTTTAGTTTGACGGGCGACAGAAGGGCCAATGCCCTCGTGCACTTCCATATGAATGAAATCTCTATCTCTAAGTGACGAAACCTGCGGACGATTCTTGAGCGGGCATTGGGCCACGTCGCTCCCAAATTCTTAACCGTCAGATCTTATATCTATGGTTAAAACTGAAACCCTCGGCCATCTTCTGGATGCTTCGTCCACACAACGACTTTTTCTTGCCTCGCGGCCGCCGGCACGACCGTTCTTCTCCCTCGCCGCAATTGAGAGCATCCAAGGGCAGGGCCTTCTTCCGTCAGCGTCGGCGTCACCTCGCGGCCACCAGACACCAGCACGTACGCTCCCTCCATCGGAaggggagatggcggcggccgagTGCTGAGGCTGCATGTCGACTTCAGTCAGCCCTCGAGATGGTGTGGCGGCCGCATGTTACGCCGGCGACCAGCAGAAGATGAGATTGCAAAAAATAGCTGCCTACTGCTCAAGatcgaaaaaaaaaaacaaatcaaatCCATTCTCTTCGCATCTCCAATTTCTACTCCACGAAGATGGCTGGTGGTGCTGTGATTACTTGGCATCGAGGAGCTAGCTCATGTTAACGCAGGCGAACGCACGCGGCGGTCGCTACAGACGTAGCAGCCTACGAGTATATGCTACCCGGCAGCCGGCAGCCGTGGGCCTGCGTGCCCATTGAGGAATCACACCGATGTACATTCAGATTCAGTTCCAGAATGTGCAGATGCGTGCAGGTGCTTCCTTCAGTAGAGAAGCAGCTTGTTTGATTCGCTGGATTCGAGATTAAAGCATATTGTTTTGCGCGACAGGTCAGTAAGCAAATGCTGACTGATCCCTTTGATTGAGCTGTGCAAATCCGCACACACTTGATTGCTACACTCAAATTGGCTCAGTTATTTCCTTGATCCTGTATAAAGTTTTTTCTTTTATCATTTGGTATATATACTGTATCCGCAGCTATGTGGATATTATCTTTTAGTAGTTTCCCGAAAGTTAGTCCATGTCCTCCATCCCCTTGCCCTGCTACATAACAGTGAGATATGATCGATTAAtcatttctttatttcttttagcTTATTTCAAATGGATGCCAGTGTAGGCACTTTTGTGTCCATGGAGTTTGGGAACTTCCACACATTATGTTCTTGCATACACACCAGGATGGCTAAAATCTCTGAAGCATTAGGTCCAATGTTTGTAGGAGCACATATGCATGGGACATATCTCATAACTATATAAGTCATTTGTTGGTCAATAGTCCAATGCTACTAGGTCATGTTAAaaggcgcggcaacgccgcggccCTATTTCTAGTGAAAGAGGAAGCGAACGGGCCATATTCAGATATCCTCCTGATATAGAAAGGGGATGACAGGATGTTAACAGTGGACATCAGAATATCAGATATCCTCATGTACTTGAAGATTATGATTTAGGAAAATGGTGATGGATGTTGCTGAAGTTCGGTGGACTTgaagaaacttacccagcatcgggtgagatggtttggacatgtccaacgaaggcctcctgaggcgccggtgcgtaatagggttcttgagcgggtcgataatgtaaagaggggtagaaatagacctaaactgacgtgggatgagtcggttaagagagaccttaatgtttgaaatatttctaaagagatagctttggataggagctgtcgtggtgctgcaaaccacagccgggtggcggaaggcacccgcccagcccagagggtgtatactcgggggttagctagtcctagttcgatctctcccaagaacacgatgaacaccgcgggattagagtggttcgggccgccggagcgtaataccctacatccactgtgtgttgtattgccttcccttgagagagagagttcgcgagagctgGTGTGTCTTTAGAGCTTgtagtgcacagcgagcgcctcccttttatatctcaagggaggcgcgtacatggctattgggtccccgacaggtgggcccaacgatgtagtataagagaacgtactgttcatacattatggcgtcgcaggcagaaggagatctctctcctggattcccttacctgctcctggagtccctcgttcatcatgtccaggcgctgtcttgtcgggacgatgccagacgtagctagtggcgtcgcctgccacgtagcttaacgggctgtgtagcttgcggtgtaggcggcatgatggaaaagtgccgtgccgtcgtatctatttaatgctgcagacgggctctgcgcgggtgcggcacaggcggctgcactgtgcgccttggtaatacacggtgcacagtgaggcctgacaaaggctgtcccgcgtgccgcggcgacagagcacgcctcaaccatccgcattaaatgcggtgggtgggcgagtctcccagcggaagactcgcgcacgagcccgcgcctCCGGGACACATGGCGGTTCCGAACCGCCACGCAGTAAGGgggggtccggacggacgcgggaggtcccggacccctatggggggccCGAGGCCTCAgttgtcagctcggagcttcccttcatTAGAGACACGttgcgtctccggacccatccccaggcggggaacgggtccggggccgttggcctggtgagggaagagcctgacccgtggggcctggctactccgccctttccgcgcagttacggataactacgcgggtcctgccttgccgcagtaagagtgggtatccctgctacaaggtaccgacagtggcccccgggcccaccttgggggaggtacgagcccacaggtggggccactactgcgatttggctctgcatagcttgaagcttcttactgcaggggtgtcgtccggttgccccatagtacgcacggaagctcgtcaacccatttggtaccatgcttcttcaagcagttgtaggtgcgggtcttgagtcccctgaggatttGTGCATTCGCTCTGTCAACCtgcccattgctgcggggatgtgccacggacgcaaagcatagctggatgccgatgtcctcgcagtactcttggaagagtctgcttttgaattgggtcccgttgtccgcgatgatgcggtttgggacgccgaatctgcacacaatggacttgaggattgcgactgctgatttctttgtgatattcaccacaggggcaacctccggccactttgtgaacttgtcgatggcgacgtagaggaaccggtacccgccgacggcccgggggaatggccctaggatatccacaccccacacagcgaacggccatgagggcggaatcatttgcagagcttgagccggtgtgtgtatttgcttcgcgtggaattggcatgctttgcaggactttaccagctcagccgcatcctggagtgctgttggccagtagaagccatgccgaaaggccttgccaacaagcgtgcgagatgaggaatgacttccacactcgcctccatggatctccgcgagcaactcgcggccctctccctgggaaatgcaccgcatgagaacaccattggcgccacggcggtagagatccccttctaccaccgcgtagcgtttagccaatcggactatgcgctcagcggacacatcgtcatcagggaggatgttatctttcaggtagccccggatctcggagatccatgcatcgggagcttcctgagcaggtgggagtggctctgcgaggtcaccaggatcctcaacagagcacacagcccaggctgggcaccataggtgggATGCCGCCGGGattgctagcttcgaggtgctagcttgatccccttcacccagttcggtcggccgggcggtaggtctcagcaaccgccTTTCGAAGACACCcccgggcacggatgcccaggtagatgctcttgcggagagatcatctgctgctgagttgagttcgcggggaacatgttgcagttccagggcatcgaagtccttctcgagcttcctcacgtgcaTGAGGTacgccgcgagctggggattgttgcaggtgcaatcccctcggacctgcttgatgattagctgggaatcccccttcaccagaagctgccggacccccaatgagagggcttgcgtcaggccaaagatcagagcttcgtactccgccatgttgttggtggccttgaactcaaggtgcaccatgtacttcagctgatctccggttgggtcgatgaggaccacaccagctccagcccacttctcgcgggcggacccgtcgaagaagagtgtccagtggggctcggtgaagactggtgtcctgatttccagctccgggggtccggcattgacgtccggacccccagaattgcttggggaaggggtccactccgctatgaaatcagccaggatctggatCTTTactgcatggcgaggctggaagtccagttggaactcagccagctctgccgcccacttggcgatattgcctgtggcgttggagttgtgtaggatcgctcttagcgggtaagagatcactacgacaactcggtgtgcttgaaagtagtggcgcagtttcctggacgcaataagtatcgcatagataaacttatgcgtctcaagatacctggccttcgcctcgtggaggacttcgctgacgtagtaaactggcttttggacggtccggaccctagttaccgggtccggctctcccttatccaccacatcaggcccttgggcccccagcggttctgggttcccactgggacgaggctcctccggacccgcttgtgcggggtctggaccttcaagctggggtgaggctgacgcccccccgtgtccggggtccggctcaccatccttggccggggagaccctggtgttccCCTGgagagcttgctccgtcctttcggcgaccagcaccatgctgactgcctccgcagacgcagcaagatacagaaataacggctcaccgggctctggagccaccaatactggcagcgaggtgaggtgctgcttcagttcctggaaggcctgttcagcctctttggtccaagaaaatggaccggtcctcctcaatagtttgaagaaggaaagggccctctcagccagcctcgatatgaagcggctaagagcagcgagagatctaataagcttctggacgtccttgatgcggccaggaggcctcatcgcttcgattGCCTTGATTTTGgttgggtttgcctcgatgcctcgatgtgagaccaggaaacccagcagcttccctgctgagacgccgaagatgcacttctcggggttcagcttcgtgcgcgtggcgcggagcaagtcgaagacgagggacaggtcctccactagtgttgaccctaccttagtctttaccacaatgtcatcgacataaacctcaacaatgtctctaattagattacagaaggttttgttcatagctcgtacaaacgtgggtaaggcatttcttagaccatatggcatgacaatgtagcaataaagcccatctattGTTACAAAgacagtatgcttcctatcccctctagacatctgaatctggtggaaaccagagtatgcatctaggaaagacaaaaggtcacacccggaggtggagtccacgatctgatcgatacgtggaagaggataggggtctttaggacatgccttgttgaggctggtgtagtcgatgcacatccgaagcttcctgTTGGCCTTttggacgacgaccggattggccaaccactcagggtggtggacctcctcgatgaagccagcgtgaaggagcttgcggacttcttcgcggatgaagttctgccgctccacggactgttTCCGAGGCttttggcgcaccggcgtggcgtcggggtagatcctcagattgtgctcgatcacttccctggggatcccgggcatctgtgacggttcccaggcgaacacgtcgacatttgccaggaggaaagcgatgagcgcgtcttcctatttctcctccaggttccccgcaatgcgggtggtcctggccgagtccgctccaatctgcaccgtcttcacgggaacatggttcggatcggacggttggaccttgggagcctttgcaggcgccctggattgcgaggtggatggatcctcctcggaacgtgctgcctctgccgccagagcatgcagtctttCAACTGCCGCGACAGCAGCGGTGCGAtcaccctgcacggtgaggactccggcaggggaaggcatcttcaagaccaaatacccgtaatgagcaatggccatgaagcggtagagtgccggtcagccaatgatggcgttgaacgggaggtttacTTCCGCAACACCGAACAGAACGCTCTCCGTGCgaaagttctcctcggtcccgaacgtgactggtagtgtgatgctccccagagggaacaccggatgtgggcccactccggagaatgggcgagagggagtcagcttggactccgggatctgcagctgcttgaatgctgcatagctgatgacgttgaggccagccccaccgtcgatcagcacgtggtagagcctcacgttggatatgacaggagcggtgactaggggtagtacaccagctccggccatattctccgggcagtcggatggcccgaaagagatggtggtgttcatccacctctggtgaggcgccgccttcgggacccccggcttcaccgaaaggacctctcggcgaagggtcttcacgtcccgccgggagacaagctcccagctcccgccgtacagcttcttgcggcgatcgccgttgtcggaatcggagtcgtcgtcgtggtagacgcccttcaCCTCCCGAACGGGGgactggtaccccagctccttctccccagcagcggctccgctgtcggaggccttctccttgccaggccgctggcgaggagggggtgaaccatccttggaggactgctcacgccgcccactgacccgctttgcgagcttctggatctcacggcagtcagcggcgctgtggcgagcggtgggatgcactgggcgtgaacctccgcttccaccttgcgggcgagggcgtttgccatgtgcattctggcccccagccgctgctggcgctgctgctgcaacgactggtccgccagaatgTAGTTCCCCACggctccggttcttgttcttcttcttcttgccaccgccctgagtggtagctccggagccaccagccttggtgtctccgtcttgggggctgagtgccatgcacggccctcagcggccctggcacacttgtctgccagggagaaaagcgtagtgacgctttccacctcgtgcgtcgccagcttctcgagcatctcctcgtcacgtaccccctgacggaaagtagtgataatagatgcatctgagatacgaggaatggtaccccgtaccttggtgaagcgcgagatgaaggcccggagcgtttctccaggtttttgcctcacggcgtgaaggtgtgcctccacaccatgctgctggtatacgctggcgaagttcgctgtgaacctcgcacagaactcttcccaggactggatcgtcccaggtgtaaggttcatgagccaagtccgggctggcccagacaaggctacatgaaagtagctcgccatgacggcgccgttaccaccagcagctgtgatggcggtaacgtacacctgcagtaattccgacgggttagtggtaccgtcgtacttctccggcaggtgcgggcggaacttggacggccatgctacggcgcggaggtgctccgccagtgcagcacagcccaccccagccaccggtgcGCCTaactgtatccgggcgttcaccgggggcttgggcgccaccacatccaagtcgacgttgaggttgcggccctcaatgttaagacggcgctctcgcgccctctcgacggagatgcgggcatcctctcccgcgcgccggcggttgagctccgcccgcaggtcttccgttcatgcacccctcacggtgggggagcgcacggacgccgacgcaccgccctgacgctggcggtaaggtaccaccgcattgccgggcggaggtcgttgcccagtccttgcagaactgggggaggcctgagccaggtggaggagacggtcaacgtcgtcccgccactgcctcagggcgtctggcgaggctgcctcagccggggggttgcggagcaactccctagctgctgccagcgctccgccgctcgcagcttgtgagggggcccttgatgggcgccctgactcttgctgccgagcagcgcgcgccgccgtcgccggtggctgctccacaggtaCAGTTGCCCATGGAGCAAGGACGCGAGAGGcgcgtggcgtggaggacgccacaccctctgtcatctccacaTCGTCCACACAAACCATCGAGACGAGGAAGAGATGGGCTGCGACTAGCTAaagctcccctacctggcgcgccaaatgtcgtggtgctgcaaaccacagccgggtggcggaaggcacccgccctagcccagagggtgtatactcgggggttagctagtcctagttcgatctctcccaagaacacgatgaacaccgcgggattagagtggttcggaccgcc comes from Panicum virgatum strain AP13 chromosome 4K, P.virgatum_v5, whole genome shotgun sequence and encodes:
- the LOC120702821 gene encoding exocyst complex component EXO70A1-like, coding for MYPCLSIEGYDDSSSGGSSPVSYRSGPSESDGSSSSNADEFCPDPYPSGSDSPSSSSFVRDGVDRTSFLTAASACVLDDIDSHRQRMLALLPAFSSPAGAGARAQPLSRWLSGFGVGWVLDMDASGLTGAAAERLPRREVGRRVRAWAQALGTMERVFRLRHRELTVKQVEALGELAAASPGAMLRLARAVAALESSPSKLLAALDVYAPVSEAFPVLGRMFSWGPSHPVSAAAGGTLAALVDATRSCGRDLRAFVRSHYPWRMPQGGEVHPCVGFWMGYFRCLLRNRISLCFVLGGSGDGDGEDAPPGAEGGFGLVTELISCLEAVLEEKSAALAFPGLRQVFMLNNTFAIVRRAVRSDLKLFLPPGWVRARDERMEGFIKGYMDVSWAPVVARLDDAGGTKASAVLRRRTANRLSVFYSALENAYSAQRCWKVPNPVLRGVLRKTVSGNVVPAYRRYLEDHPEVDVAVGRSAEELEQQLSDLFEG